ATTGCACAGCCAAAGAAACATACGATTAGATATTAACCAGCAGCTGGACAAGAGGAGgggcaaaaaaaacaaaggacCACTTACAACATAAGTTAACTGGTCCTTGAGTTCTTCGACGTCTTCTggattctttgttttctttagcTTCTTTCTCAGTTCCTGTTCACAGAACAAAAGGCTTTGTGAGAAATTGGAAAAACTTTTAATATCAGCATTTAGCGtcatcaatcaatcaaaatacCTCTCTTTCAACAGGAAGTTTCTCCTCGAAAAAGAAACTGTATCTCTTCCTGAACCTACAAAAGATAACACAAAACTCAGCTTCACCTCAAACAAGAACAATGATCAACCTATAAAACTACTTTCATGCTTcacaagagagagaaagagatagatAGATACCCCTCAGGATCAACGTTTCCAGCCAATGAATCAAAACGAGGATCGCGAACCACCTGAATACAAGTAAAGAAACAGTTTCTCAATAATTCAAAGAAACAGTTTCTCAATACTCAGAACTTATAACAAGTACCTTCTTCGGAGCTTGAATAACCTCTCTATAACGACTCACTGGTCTTTTAGAACTTAACTCCATTGGTCTATTTCATCACGAACGAAACAAACAAAGATTAAAAGACAATAAAACAAACTGAAAGATAACAAGAGAGACCAAACAGTAAGTAAGTTACCTGTTCTTGTTAGCACGAGCAGGTTTCTTAGCTTCAGAGAACGTTATGTTCTTGTCTGAAGCACGACCAGTGTTCTTCTTCACTTGAGAGAACGATGGCTTCACGGGAACAGCAGGACGAGGACGAGACCCATCAGCACGCAGTCTATGTATCTCCTCCAATGTCAACTCTTtccctttctcttcttcttcttcttcctaattttcaattaaaaagaaaaaaaaaatcaaaatttataaaatcaacaaacaaaacaatactGTAAGAGCTTCCGACAGACCTCATCTGAAGAAGACAGAGAGGATAACGACTGCTCATCGTCATCATCTTCACTGTCGTCAAAAACAATCTTACTAGAGCTCGGTTCAAACTTACTAACTTCCTTCATTGTCAATCACGTGAAAACCTAAACACAGAGAAATAAAATTAACACCAGCTTCTTAATCATGGAATGTAATCGAAAACCAAAACTAATAAACTTACTTTGAACACAGAGAATCTGTAAACGATAACGGCGCGACAAGTCGAGGAGCGAGGAGTAatgaaaaataacaaacaaCTGTGAAtagaattaaaatcaaattagggtttttatttgATTCCAATTTCGGATTCGGTTCATTCACAAATCGAACCGAATTTAAGCGGTTAGAACAGTGTACCAATCGGTTTACTACAGGTAACTTGATAGTTTAGACTTTAGATATTAGAAGATAACGGGCTGGACCTGGCTATGGGTtttaagaaagaagaaaaaagcaaatgaaaatttgattggttgaataTTTGTTGGCTTTAACATATTTTTGGTTCTCTACGGTAACTATAACACCATAATGAACTCCATAATCtccaaagaattttttttttttt
The nucleotide sequence above comes from Brassica napus cultivar Da-Ae chromosome A9, Da-Ae, whole genome shotgun sequence. Encoded proteins:
- the LOC106397440 gene encoding ribosomal RNA processing protein 36 homolog isoform X1, producing MKEVSKFEPSSSKIVFDDSEDDDDEQSLSSLSSSDEEEEEEEKGKELTLEEIHRLRADGSRPRPAVPVKPSFSQVKKNTGRASDKNITFSEAKKPARANKNRPMELSSKRPVSRYREVIQAPKKVVRDPRFDSLAGNVDPEGFRKRYSFFFEEKLPVEREELRKKLKKTKNPEDVEELKDQLTYVEKLLKYDPSTNSKGKSILTEHKKKEREAAKMGKKPYYLKQSEIRKQELIEKYNSLKESGKLSSFLDKRRKKNATKDHRYMPYRRADA
- the LOC106397440 gene encoding ribosomal RNA processing protein 36 homolog isoform X2 — protein: MKEVSKFEPSSSKIVFDDSEDDDDEQSLSSLSSSDEEEEEKGKELTLEEIHRLRADGSRPRPAVPVKPSFSQVKKNTGRASDKNITFSEAKKPARANKNRPMELSSKRPVSRYREVIQAPKKVVRDPRFDSLAGNVDPEGFRKRYSFFFEEKLPVEREELRKKLKKTKNPEDVEELKDQLTYVEKLLKYDPSTNSKGKSILTEHKKKEREAAKMGKKPYYLKQSEIRKQELIEKYNSLKESGKLSSFLDKRRKKNATKDHRYMPYRRADA